Proteins encoded in a region of the Pocillopora verrucosa isolate sample1 chromosome 11, ASM3666991v2, whole genome shotgun sequence genome:
- the LOC131774932 gene encoding melanocortin receptor 4-like, whose protein sequence is MATLTSQLSSQLPIGVVAFLLAFNIVLSFIASLGNALLLLTFYKVSSLHLAAKVLFECLAATDLCVGLFSQPLFVTVLFLSIDLGNTDIDIVYYVEEVVCISNYVLFGVTVLISTAISVDRLLVLLLRLRYRQVVTLKRTQAVILLCWIIAVLCGLVRVWSQTVSEIVAFVAVVVSLVTSVFCYVKIHLRLQRYQAEVEDNPGEGRSNAGEDIGAGKDEAGAITGTRTATEEGAGVKGTGRGRVRAWTAKGSSKQRLNERVQLNIKQYQKTVSSIFWLQLALVAYYTPFIIVSILRHTVLSGSAIHALWLFTKTLVYLNSSLNPFLYCWKITEVRKAVKTQPGRFVVVRDSRSPVLIWKNFRVLKELISCEFLY, encoded by the coding sequence ATGGCGACCCTCACTAGCCAGTtatcttcacaattaccaattGGAGTAGTAGCATTTCTCCTCGCTTTCAACATTGTCCTCTCCTTCATTGCATCTCTTGGTAATGCTCTGCTCCTATTAACATTTTATAAAGTGTCCTCTTTGCATCTCGCTGCAAAGGTCTTGTTTGAATGTCTAGCCGCTACCGATCTTTGTGTGGGTCTTTTTTCACAACCTCTGTTCgtgactgttttatttctttccattgaTCTTGGTAACACCGACATAGATATTGTGTATTACGTCGAAGAGGTTGTTTGTATATCCAACTATGTTTTGTTTGGAGTGACTGTACTGATATCAACAGCCATCAGTGTTGACAGACTTCTTGTTCTGTTATTGaggctgagatacagacaagttGTGACACTAAAGCGAACTCAAGCTGTTATACTTTTATGCTGGATAATTGCTGTTTTATGCGGATTGGTTCGTGTCTGGAGTCAAACGGTTTCGGAGATTGTTGCTTTTGTGGCCGTTGTGGTATCTCTGGTTACTTCCGTGTTTTGCTACGTAAAGATCCACCTGAGATTACAGCGGTACCAGGCTGAAGTAGAAGACAACCCTGGCGAAGGACGGTCAAATGCAGGAGAAGATATAGGAGCAGGAAAAGATGAAGCAGGCGCAATAACGGGGACAAGAACAGCCACAGAAGAAGGAGCAGGAGTAAAGGGTACAGGAAGGGGAAGAGTACGTGCATGGACAGCAAAAggttcatcaaaacaaagattaaaCGAAAGAGTTCAactaaacatcaaacaatatcaGAAAACAGTTTCCAGCATATTTTGGCTGCAGTTGGCTTTAGTGGCATACTACACCCCTTTTATAATTGTGTCGATATTGAGACATACAGTACTTAGTGGATCAGCAATTCATGCTCTGTGGCTCTTTACGAAAACTTTAGTTTATCTGAACTCATCTCTGAATCCctttctttactgttggaaaATCACGGAAGTGAGAAAGGCAGTAAAGACACAGCCAGggcgttttgttgttgttcgtGATTCGAGGTCGCCTGTACTTATTTGGAAAAACTTCCGTGTCCTTAAAGAATTAATTTCTTGCGAATTTTTATATTAA